GCTCCCGGCGATGTGGACCCGTCGTGCAAGACCCGCCGGCGACTGGCCTATGACGAATTCCTCGCCAACCAGTTGGCGCTGGCCCTGATCCGCCGCCAGGAAAAAAGGAAAAAAGGCCGGGCTCTCAAGACCGAAGGGCCGCTGGTTGAGAAGCTGATTGAAAAACTGCCTTACCGGCTGACCAACTCGCAACAGGAATGTATCGCCGAGATCAACACCGATCTCGCCAGTCCCCACTCCATGATGCGCCTGCTGCAGGGCGATGTGGGCAGCGGCAAGACCGTGGTGGCGATGGTCGCCATGCTGGCGGCGGTGCAGTCGGGCGCCCAGGCGGCCCTGCTGGCGCCGACCGAGATATTGGCCCGGCAGCATTATGACAGCCTCACGGAAATGAGTGAGGGGCTGGATATCCGTATCGAAGTGCTGACCGGCCGCGACAAGGGTAAGGCGCGGGAGAGGCTGCTGGCCGATCTGGCGGCGGGGGAGATCGACATCCTGGTTGGCACCCATGCCCTGTTCCAGAAGGATGTGGTCTATCATGACCTGGCGCTGGCGGTGATTGACGAACAGCACCGCTTCGGCGTTGAGCAACGTCTGGCGGTGGCTGCCAAGGGCACGTCGGGGCAGGGCATGGACATGCTGGCGATGACGGCAACGCCGATCCCGCGCACGCTGACGCTCACCGCCTATGGCGACATGGATGTTTCGCGCCTGACGGAAAAGCCGCCGGGGCGCCTGCCGGTGGATACCCGAACCATTTCCCTTAATCGCCTTGACGAAGTGGTCCGCTCCCTCCAGCGCCCGTTGGAGGGCGGGGCACGGATCTACTGGATCTGCCCACTGGTGGAGGAATCGGAAAAGTCGGACCTGGCAGCGGCAGAGGAGCGCTTTCGCCAGCTGGACCAGATTTTCCCGGGCCGGGTCGGGCTGGTGCACGGCAAAATGAAAGGCCCGGAAAAGGACAAGGTCATGGCCGCCTTTGCCGGCGGCGCTCTGGATGTGCTGGTCGCCACCACGGTGATTGAAGTGGGCGTCAATGTACCGGAAGCGACCGTGATGGTGATCGAGCATGCGGAACGTTTCGGGCTGGCGCAACTGCATCAACTCCGGGGCCGGGTCGGGCGCGGCAGCGGCCAGTCGGTATGTCTGCTGCTCTATGGCCATCTTGGCAGTGAAAATGCCCGGGCGCGCATGAAGATCATGCGCGAGACCGAAGACGGGTTCCGGATTGCCGAGGAGGACCTGCGCCTGCGTGGCGCCGGCGAGTTACTTGGCACACGTCAGTCCGGCATGCCTGACTTCAAGGTGGCGTCGCTGGAATTCCACAGCGACCTGATTCCCATGGCCCGGGATGATGCCAAACTGATTCTGCAGACCGATCGCGAGCTGAAAACTGACCGGGGGCAGGCGCTCAGGGTATTGCTCTATCTGATGGAGCAGGATGAGGGAATCAGATACCTGAGATCAGGATGATTCTTTGTCCTCGTCCGGTTCTCCATCAGCCCATTCGGTAATGCGGGAACCGCGCACCGGGCGGGCCCGTCTTTTCAGGTCTTCGGGCTGGTCTTTGCCGTTTTGGGGGTCCACCAGTCCGGCGGAAATCACATATTTGACCCCTTCGTCGGTGGTCATGTCCAGGTAGATCAGATCCTTTTTCGGCACGAACAGCAGGAAGCCGGAGGTGGGATTCGGGGTCGTCGGCAGGAACACATTGATGATATTGTTTTCCAGCCGTTCCTGAACCTCGCCTTTGTTTTCACTGGTGACAAAGGCGATCGCCCACAGGCCGCGACGGGGATATTCCACCAGCACCACATCCTTGAAGGAGCCGGTATTTTGCGTCACCACCGTCTCGAAAATCTGCTTTATCGTATTGTAAACACTGCGGATAATGGGCATGCGATTAAGGATGCGCTCGCCCATGCGGATCAGGGCGCGGCCAAACAGGTTCGCCGTCAGGGCGCCAAGGACGGTCAGGAACACCACCACCACAACCAGGCCAAGTCCGGGGATGCCGAACGGCAGGTAGGTCTCCGGGTTATAGGCCTTGGGGATCAGCGGGGTGACGTTGCGGTCAATGGTGTTGATGAAGGCCCAGGCCAGATAGACGGTAATGCTGATCGGGGCGGCAACGACCAGGCCGGTCAGGAAATAATATCTGATCCTGGACCCCAGTCCCTGTTTCGGAACCAGCGGATTGCCGTTTTCGTCGACGCTGTTTTCTTCTTCCGGCGTATTTTCAGACATTTTCCAGCCCTTTGATATGCCGTTGTTCCGGCACCGTTGACTTCAATTCAGTGAATTTACTAGCTGCCGAAAATGGCAAATATGTGTCTGTTTTCACAGTTCCCTGACAAACAGCCGATAAGTCTTGTAATGGGCGCAGCCGATGGTTTCCAGCATTTTCTGCAGCCGGGTGTTTTCTTCCAGCACCCAGCCCAGCTCCGCATGGGTGCAGCCGGCCGCCGCAGCATGAATACGGCAGGTTTCAATCAGGGAAAAGGCCATGGCGCCGCCCAGCATGCCGTTCTGGTGTTTCTTGCGCACCCCCATCAGCGGCACACGCACGGTTTTGTAATTGGGGTGGATTTTCAGGCGCCACAGCAGCTTGATAAAGCCGAACGGCAACAGTTTCCCGTCGAGGTCACGAATAATCTCGTTCAGGTTGGGCAGGGTCACCATCATGGCCTGGGGTTCGCCGTCCATTTCCGCGATATAGGTAAAGTCGGGCCGGATAATCTGTTTCATATCCTTGGCGGCCTGCTTGAGCTCATTCTCGGTGAAGGGGATAAAGCCCCAGTTGTCCGACCAGGCGTCATTGAAAATATCCAGGATCGCCGCCAGGTCCCGGTCGTAATTCTTCATGTCGATCGGCCGGATCGTAATCTTGTCGTTGTTGAAGGTCCGTTTCACCAGTTTGTCCACGGCCGGTGGCAGGATCTCCTGGCTGATGTCCAGCCAGTAAGCCCAGACGTCCTTGACCTTCTCGAAGCCATGATTGCGGACCAGGTTCTCATAATAGGGGCGGCTGTGGCCCATCATCAGGCTTGGCGGGGTATCGAAACCGTTCACCAGCATGCCGGTTTCTTCATTGATGGACAGGCTGAAGGGACCGATTACTTTTTCCGCCCCCTTGTCGCGCAGCCAGCTTTCCGCCGTATTCAACAACGCGTCCGCGACGCCCTGGTCCTCGATACAGTCGAAAAAGCCGAAATGGCCGGTTTTTTCGCCGTGATATTTCTGCACCAGCTGATCCATTTGCGCTGAAATACGACCGACAGTTTCGCCATTCCGTCGGGCAATCCAGTAACAGGCTTCGGCATGTTCGAAATAGGGATTCTTGTCGCGGGACAGAATATCCTTCCGTTCCATTTCAAGCGGCGCGATATAGGCCGGATCGTCCTTGAAAATGGAATAGGGCGCCCGGATAAAGTCATTCAGCAGCTTGCCGTCGGTGACTTCAATGATGTCCAGGTTGGTCGGGGGGACTTCGGTACTCATATTTTTGCCTCTGTAGCGCGGGTCATTCTTCAGTCAGGAGAATAAAGCTTATACCTGTCAAACTGAACAGCAGGAGTGGCAGCCAGGCGGCGATGAATGGCGGTACGGCGCCATACTGGCCCAGAGCGACAAACAGGTTATTGATCACAAAATAGCCAAATCCCATGCCAAGGGTCAGCAGGATGCGCCCGAACAGATTGCCGCCGCGGTGCAGGCCAAAGGCGGCCAGGCCGGCCAGCAGCGGCATCAGCAGGGTGCTGAGCGGCGAGACGAATTTCTGGTGCAGCGCGGTTTCATAATCGTTGGTCGCATGCCCTTCCATTTGCAGCTGCTTGATCGCCTGGCGTAACTGTTGCAGGTTGACCTGGTCCGGTTTCAGTGCCAGCGCGATATAGCGTTCCGGCGGCACGTTGGTCTTCCAGTCCAGGTTTTCCATCGGAGTGACTTCCAGGGTCTTGAGATCGAATTTCTTGACCTCGAACAGGGTCCAGGCACCATCCCGGTAGACGGCGAAGTCGGCCTTGATCAGGGCGGTGACCTGCTGCTCCTTGTTGCGGATATATTGGGTCACATTGTCCAGCAGCAGAATGCTGCCGTTGCGGCTGGCGCTTTCCGCCTTGATCAGGTTGTTGCCGTCGGCCACCCAGCTGTCATAGACCACATCCGGCGCAGGCGGCAGGTCGGCGGCAAAATCATGTTCCTCCCAGTTGCGGAGTTCCGCCCTCGCCTTGACCGAAACGGTTTCGTTGAACACGAAATGCAGGGCGGCAATCAGGATCGACATCATGATCAGCGGCAGAACAATGCGGAAGGCGTTCCAGCCGGCGGCTTTCATGATGATGATTTCGCTGTGCACATTGAGGCCGGCAAAGGAGAGGATAGCGGCCAGCAGGGCGACGAAAGGGGAAAAGAGCGAGGCGAGCTGCGGTGTGCGCAGGGTCACATAGGTCCAGAGATCCGCCATGGTGGCGCCTTCGCCGGCCAGGATTTCATCGGATTTGGCCAGCAGGTCCAGCGCCTGCAGCGTGGCGATCAGGCCGACCAGGATCACCAGGTAGCGAAGAAGGAAGACCTTGGCCAGATAGAGGTCGAGGCTGCCCGGATTAAACAGCCTGCCGATAATGCTGGAATATCTCAGTACCCGCTGCATCTCAGTCCACCGTTCTCAGTCTGCTGATAAGGCTTGTAATGGCTTCCACCACGACTTCATAGATGATCTCGAGCCGTCTGAGCGGTAGACCGCCCACCTTGTAGGCCCCGATATAATAGAGCCGGGCCGTCAGCAGAATAAACAGAAAGGTCGGCAACCAGATCGACAGCCAGGGCGAGATGGCGCCTTCGGCAGAGAAGGCCTGTCCGAATTCCAGGACCTTGTGATAGACCAGCAGGATCACGATCCCCACTGTAATCCCGAGTGCACGTCCTGACCGTTTGGCGACAAGGCCGAGCGGGAAGGCCAGGAAAGGCACGATCAGGATGGACAGGGCCCGGGCCGTGCGGGCGTGCAACGCTGCCACATAGGAGTCATTGCCGCTGCTGCGTTCCTGCCACAACTCCAGGAACGTCATTTCCCGGGCGTCTTCGCCGCGGGCGCGGAATTGCTCGAACATGGGCACGTTGAGCGGCAGGTCATGTTCGTCGAAATTGAGCACCCGGGGTTTGGCCTGGCTGGAATCCAGTTCGATGATGGTGCCGTCAAACAGTTTCAGGATCAGGTATCTTTCATCAGGCGTAATGAAGAAACCGCCTTTTTTCGCCGTAATGGCAAGGACGCGACCGTCTTCATTTTCTTTCTGCGCGAAGATGTCCAGCAGTTCCCGGCCGGAATCGCGGCTTTCCTCGATCCTGAGGGTCAGGCCGTCGCCGAGGTCGGTGAATTCACCGGCCTTGATGCTGGCGCCCAGCGCCCCGCTACGGACATCGAAATAAAGGCCATTATAGGCATAGCGGCTGTAGGGCTGGATGAAACCAACCACAATCACATTGACGATCAGCAGAAAGGCGGCGATGCCGATACAGGGGATGATCAGTCGGTTGAGGCTGACGCCGCTGGCCAGCAGGGCATCCAGTTCACTGTTGAGCGCCAGCTTGCGGATCGCCAGCAGAACGCCGAGGAACATGGCGAGCGGAATAACCAGGGTCAGATACTGCGGCATCAGGTTGCCGAGCATCTGCCAGACAATGTCAATCGGCCCGCCTTCGTTGATGACAAAATCAAACAGGCTCAGCATTTTTTCCAGCAACAGGAGCAGGGCGGCGATACCCAGGGTCATGACCAGAGGTACGATCGTCTCGCGCAGAATGTAATAATCAATTTTTTTCAGCATGAACCTGATTTTTGGTATGGATTTTACAGTCTATCCTGCCTATAGCTGCTTATAGCTAGGAATATATACAAGGAAATGAATTTTTCCATTTAAGAATTTAGAAGCTTTGGCCTTTTTTGTGTTTTTTTCAGGGCGCACGCCAAGAAAAGACCATATTCGCCGGAATATTATGCAGGCTTCAAAAACCAGCGGGACAGTCCATTGAGTGTTATTGCCATTTTATCCAGTCCGTCATCCTTCAGGGGAAGTGATGAGATGGACCGTTTACGCCAGGTGATTTCCGCTGGTTCCGGCATCATTCATTACGAAGTTGAGAAACACCGCCATATCGGCGAAGCCCTGGAAACCTTTCACAAAACCAATGCCGAAGCGATCGTCATTATCGGCGGCCAGGCGCTGGCGGCAGCCACGTTTGAGTTCCTGCTCGAGAAAGATCCTTTCGCCGGCAAGGTGCCGCCGCTGGCCATCCTGCCTGCCGGCGACAATAATATCATCGCCGAGAATCTGGGCGCCCAGTCCGCAAGTCCTCATCGCGAGCTTGCCCGCCTGCTGAAGGTGCGCAAATCCGGACAGCTTTTGACCAATATTCTGTCAGTGCCCCTGCTCAAGGTAGAGGGGGTTTACGGGGTCGGCACCGTCTACGGCCTGTATCTCTGTTGCGGCGAGGTGACCCGGGAGAAAAATATCTTCAGTGGAGCGATTGCCGGCAGCGGCCTGTTGAGCCGGGCCAAACGGCGCCTGTCGACCATGGGATTTATCCGCCGGGCTTCCATGAAAGCAAGGAAGGACAAGGGCATGGACAGTGCTGTCCGCGTCAACCTGAACCAGCGCGGTGCCGTGGTGGGGCGTTATTTCATGGTCTGTATCACCACCCTGCGCGCGGTGCTTCTGGGCGCGCAGCTACCGGCGCCGCAAAAGGCGGACAAGCTGCAGTTCATGAGCGTCGAGAATACGTCCGAGGCGCTGCTTTCCATGGGCAAGCAGCTGCTCAAGGGACAATTTGACGACAGGATCATGCCCGGACAGGTGATCAAACAGATTGCCCATGCCCGTATCGTCCAGCACAAGCCTTTTGTGCTTGACGGCAGCTACTTCGAGGTGGAAAAAAACGGCGAACTGCTGATTAGCTCAACAGATCGCCTGTCTTTTATTTCGCTGTAAAGCCGGAGACCGTTCTCACACGGTTTCCAGGGCCTTGTCGCTCAGGATTCCAAGCTTGCGACCGACCAGCTCGAATTTCTCCAGCATATAGTCAATCTGCTCGTTGGTATGGGCGGCGGAAAGGCTGCAGCGCATCAGGTTGTAGTTGTTCGGGGTTGCCGGCGGCAGCGCCAGGTTCACATAGACCCCTTCCTTGATCATTTCGCCCCAGAAGGCGATGGCCTGGTGCATGTCCGGCACGATGATGGCGGCAATGGGGCTTTCCCCGGTGGTACCCATGTTAAAGCCGATTTTAGCCAGGCCCTTGTTCAGGCGCATGCTGTTGGCCAGCAGCTTTTCCCGAAGGTTGGTATTGGCAATAATCTGCAAGGCCTTGGTCGCCGACGCCACCACTGACGGCGGCAGAGACGCAGTAAACATATAGGGGCGGCAGACCAGCCGCAGCACTTCGAATTTCGGGTGGTTGGAGACGCAATAGCCGCCGATGGTGCCGACGCTTTTCGAGAAAGTGCCGACAATAAAGTCGATCTGGTCTTCCACGCCCTGAGCCTGGGCGACGCCGCGGCCGGTGGCGCCGAATACGCCGATGGAATGGGCTTCGTCCACCAGGATATAGGCATTGTGTTTTTTGGACACCGCCGCCAGTTCCTTGAGCGGGGCCTGGTCACCCAGCATGCTGTAGACCCCTTCGACCACCACAAGGACCCCGGCTTCGGGGTCGCTTTTGCGCAGGCGGGTCAGGCGTTTGTCCAGATTTTCCGGATCATTATGGGCAAAGCGGATCACCGTGGCATTGCCCATGGCGCAGCCGTCATAGATGCTGGCATGGCTGTCGGCATCGATCAGGATATAGTCCTTGGGGCCGGCCAGGGTGGCAATGATACCCAGATTGGCCTGGTAGCCGGTGGAAAAGACCATGGCATGCTCTGTGCCGTAGAATTTCTTCAGTTCCTCTTCCAGCGCCTTGTGGCTGTTATAGGTCCCGTTGAGCACGCGGGAGCCGGTGGTGCCGGTGCCCTGGGTGAGCAGGGCGTCCTGGGCGGCGGCAACGGCTTCCTCGTTAAAGGTCATGCCCATATAGTTGTTGGTTCCGGCAAGGATGGTTTTGCGGCCGTTGATGATGGCCTCGGTCGGAGAGAGTATTTTCTCCATGCTGACGGTGAAGGGATTGGATTCACCTTCAGGCAGTTGCCGGAAGTTGTTCAGGGTTGCATCAAATTTTTCAAAAAGATCAACAGTCATTGTTCACTTAATATTTTGTCAACTGCATCGGCAACCTGGCCTACTTTTTCCAGGTCCGGCAGGATATTCAGGGGCACAGTAATATCGAAATGGTCCTCAATCTCGGCCAGCAGGTCCATCACGGCCAGCGAATCCAGCTCCAGGTCGGTGCTGAAAGTGGTGTCGGCGGTCAGGGAAATCCCCTTCTTGTTGAAGGGCTCGATCAAGGTGCAGATTTGCTCTAGCGTAGTTTCTGTTTCTGTCATGTCTCTCGCCTTAGATAAGGCTGGCTAAGTTACATAAAAAATAATGGTAAATCCATCTAAAATCAGGCTGGCTACAACAAATTTTCTTCCCTGTACCAGCGGAAACATATCTCCAGTCCCTTATTTAGCCCGATTTTTGGCTCCCAAGCTATGAAATTCTTGATATGTTCGTCCCGGCAGCGCCAGTCCGGGTGGCAGAGTTCATTGACCTTTTCCGGCGAAACCATTGGAACATAACCGAAAATCCGGGACATGAACTTGTTGGTGTGGGCAAAAAGTTTCAGGGATTTTCGCCCGGCGGTCAGCTTTACCGCCCGCCTGTTCATGATTTCCGAAGCGGTGGAGAAAATCTCCTGCAGGCTGTAGCCGTCTTCCCGGTTGTCATCCACATCGAGGATTTTTGAATAAACCTGTTCGCAGTTGGCGCATTCGGCCATCGCGCCGACCAGGTCCTCGACGAAAATCAGGGAGGTGCGGTTGCTTTTGCTGCCCGGGACCAGGGAGAAGCCCCACTTCAGGGACTTGAACAGCTTCAGGATCTCATAGTCGCCGGGGCCATAGACCGCGGGTGCGCGGATGATGGTCCAGTCAAGGTCCGCGGGCGCATGATCAAACAACACTTCCTCGCCCTGACGTTTGCTTTCGGCGTAGTGGGACAAGCTGCGTTCCCGGGCGGCGAGGGACGATAAAAGAATGAAATGAGGCCGTGGTTCGTCGTTCGGCAGTGCATTGAGGAGCGCCATCACGCTGTCACGATTTATGGTGGCGAATTCGGCGAAATTGCGGGCCTTGATGGCGCCGGCAATGTGATAGACCACGTCGGCGCCGGTGATCAGCCGGGTCAGGGCGAGCTCGTCCTGGAAGGTGCCCTCAACCCATTCCACATGATCGGAATCCGGTTGCGGGCGTCGGGTCAGGGCCCGGACATGGTATCCCTGCCGTGTCAGCAGGCGAACCATGTGTTTTCCCACGAAGCCGGTTGC
The DNA window shown above is from Emcibacter nanhaiensis and carries:
- the recG gene encoding ATP-dependent DNA helicase RecG codes for the protein MRPEILYPFFAETVSLPGVGGRIAQLLEKVVGRRVLDLCWHFPVDIIDRRNSPKLGDIRHEQMVTVEVEIGSHDAPPPRTKRPYRVWCHDDTAQMQLVFFHAKGDYLLRQLPEGEKRVISGKAEIFNGQLQMTHPDYMVAPNKRDEIPAIEPVYPLTAGISGRVMGRIVRAALERTVELPEWLDPALKKREGWPDWRAALMALHHPEAPGDVDPSCKTRRRLAYDEFLANQLALALIRRQEKRKKGRALKTEGPLVEKLIEKLPYRLTNSQQECIAEINTDLASPHSMMRLLQGDVGSGKTVVAMVAMLAAVQSGAQAALLAPTEILARQHYDSLTEMSEGLDIRIEVLTGRDKGKARERLLADLAAGEIDILVGTHALFQKDVVYHDLALAVIDEQHRFGVEQRLAVAAKGTSGQGMDMLAMTATPIPRTLTLTAYGDMDVSRLTEKPPGRLPVDTRTISLNRLDEVVRSLQRPLEGGARIYWICPLVEESEKSDLAAAEERFRQLDQIFPGRVGLVHGKMKGPEKDKVMAAFAGGALDVLVATTVIEVGVNVPEATVMVIEHAERFGLAQLHQLRGRVGRGSGQSVCLLLYGHLGSENARARMKIMRETEDGFRIAEEDLRLRGAGELLGTRQSGMPDFKVASLEFHSDLIPMARDDAKLILQTDRELKTDRGQALRVLLYLMEQDEGIRYLRSG
- a CDS encoding DUF502 domain-containing protein: MSENTPEEENSVDENGNPLVPKQGLGSRIRYYFLTGLVVAAPISITVYLAWAFINTIDRNVTPLIPKAYNPETYLPFGIPGLGLVVVVVFLTVLGALTANLFGRALIRMGERILNRMPIIRSVYNTIKQIFETVVTQNTGSFKDVVLVEYPRRGLWAIAFVTSENKGEVQERLENNIINVFLPTTPNPTSGFLLFVPKKDLIYLDMTTDEGVKYVISAGLVDPQNGKDQPEDLKRRARPVRGSRITEWADGEPDEDKESS
- a CDS encoding GNAT family N-acetyltransferase, translating into MSTEVPPTNLDIIEVTDGKLLNDFIRAPYSIFKDDPAYIAPLEMERKDILSRDKNPYFEHAEACYWIARRNGETVGRISAQMDQLVQKYHGEKTGHFGFFDCIEDQGVADALLNTAESWLRDKGAEKVIGPFSLSINEETGMLVNGFDTPPSLMMGHSRPYYENLVRNHGFEKVKDVWAYWLDISQEILPPAVDKLVKRTFNNDKITIRPIDMKNYDRDLAAILDIFNDAWSDNWGFIPFTENELKQAAKDMKQIIRPDFTYIAEMDGEPQAMMVTLPNLNEIIRDLDGKLLPFGFIKLLWRLKIHPNYKTVRVPLMGVRKKHQNGMLGGAMAFSLIETCRIHAAAAGCTHAELGWVLEENTRLQKMLETIGCAHYKTYRLFVREL
- the lptG gene encoding LPS export ABC transporter permease LptG, whose protein sequence is MQRVLRYSSIIGRLFNPGSLDLYLAKVFLLRYLVILVGLIATLQALDLLAKSDEILAGEGATMADLWTYVTLRTPQLASLFSPFVALLAAILSFAGLNVHSEIIIMKAAGWNAFRIVLPLIMMSILIAALHFVFNETVSVKARAELRNWEEHDFAADLPPAPDVVYDSWVADGNNLIKAESASRNGSILLLDNVTQYIRNKEQQVTALIKADFAVYRDGAWTLFEVKKFDLKTLEVTPMENLDWKTNVPPERYIALALKPDQVNLQQLRQAIKQLQMEGHATNDYETALHQKFVSPLSTLLMPLLAGLAAFGLHRGGNLFGRILLTLGMGFGYFVINNLFVALGQYGAVPPFIAAWLPLLLFSLTGISFILLTEE
- the lptF gene encoding LPS export ABC transporter permease LptF, yielding MLKKIDYYILRETIVPLVMTLGIAALLLLLEKMLSLFDFVINEGGPIDIVWQMLGNLMPQYLTLVIPLAMFLGVLLAIRKLALNSELDALLASGVSLNRLIIPCIGIAAFLLIVNVIVVGFIQPYSRYAYNGLYFDVRSGALGASIKAGEFTDLGDGLTLRIEESRDSGRELLDIFAQKENEDGRVLAITAKKGGFFITPDERYLILKLFDGTIIELDSSQAKPRVLNFDEHDLPLNVPMFEQFRARGEDAREMTFLELWQERSSGNDSYVAALHARTARALSILIVPFLAFPLGLVAKRSGRALGITVGIVILLVYHKVLEFGQAFSAEGAISPWLSIWLPTFLFILLTARLYYIGAYKVGGLPLRRLEIIYEVVVEAITSLISRLRTVD
- a CDS encoding diacylglycerol kinase family protein; the protein is MDRLRQVISAGSGIIHYEVEKHRHIGEALETFHKTNAEAIVIIGGQALAAATFEFLLEKDPFAGKVPPLAILPAGDNNIIAENLGAQSASPHRELARLLKVRKSGQLLTNILSVPLLKVEGVYGVGTVYGLYLCCGEVTREKNIFSGAIAGSGLLSRAKRRLSTMGFIRRASMKARKDKGMDSAVRVNLNQRGAVVGRYFMVCITTLRAVLLGAQLPAPQKADKLQFMSVENTSEALLSMGKQLLKGQFDDRIMPGQVIKQIAHARIVQHKPFVLDGSYFEVEKNGELLISSTDRLSFISL
- the spt gene encoding serine palmitoyltransferase, which encodes MTVDLFEKFDATLNNFRQLPEGESNPFTVSMEKILSPTEAIINGRKTILAGTNNYMGMTFNEEAVAAAQDALLTQGTGTTGSRVLNGTYNSHKALEEELKKFYGTEHAMVFSTGYQANLGIIATLAGPKDYILIDADSHASIYDGCAMGNATVIRFAHNDPENLDKRLTRLRKSDPEAGVLVVVEGVYSMLGDQAPLKELAAVSKKHNAYILVDEAHSIGVFGATGRGVAQAQGVEDQIDFIVGTFSKSVGTIGGYCVSNHPKFEVLRLVCRPYMFTASLPPSVVASATKALQIIANTNLREKLLANSMRLNKGLAKIGFNMGTTGESPIAAIIVPDMHQAIAFWGEMIKEGVYVNLALPPATPNNYNLMRCSLSAAHTNEQIDYMLEKFELVGRKLGILSDKALETV
- a CDS encoding acyl carrier protein, with amino-acid sequence MTETETTLEQICTLIEPFNKKGISLTADTTFSTDLELDSLAVMDLLAEIEDHFDITVPLNILPDLEKVGQVADAVDKILSEQ
- a CDS encoding NAD-dependent epimerase/dehydratase family protein; the encoded protein is MNKIAAVTGATGFVGKHMVRLLTRQGYHVRALTRRPQPDSDHVEWVEGTFQDELALTRLITGADVVYHIAGAIKARNFAEFATINRDSVMALLNALPNDEPRPHFILLSSLAARERSLSHYAESKRQGEEVLFDHAPADLDWTIIRAPAVYGPGDYEILKLFKSLKWGFSLVPGSKSNRTSLIFVEDLVGAMAECANCEQVYSKILDVDDNREDGYSLQEIFSTASEIMNRRAVKLTAGRKSLKLFAHTNKFMSRIFGYVPMVSPEKVNELCHPDWRCRDEHIKNFIAWEPKIGLNKGLEICFRWYREENLL